A single Kribbella aluminosa DNA region contains:
- a CDS encoding GNAT family N-acetyltransferase translates to MIRAFQVGDGPAIAAAWTAAAPADPISYQRLRDLFLLDRNFDAAGLQVAVINDQIVGAAYAVRRLIAVDADDLEPASGWIPFFFVHPDHRGQGLGRELLTAATDWLRSHGRTEVFFSSYTPNYFLPGLDAARYPAAAGLLAALGFQRGYDAVAMDRSLVGYAVPDEVRKRIDALTAEGYSFGTPSDDELTALIAIAGTEFNPDWGRAIREGVVAGLPLDRIVVARNPDREILGWAMHGTYEGVIDRFGPFGVLPASRGTGLGKVLLHLTLERMVAAGAHSAWFLWTGEKSAAGQLYLKTGFDITRTFTILRAPLHPAGEKE, encoded by the coding sequence ATGATCCGTGCCTTCCAGGTCGGCGACGGACCGGCGATCGCTGCCGCGTGGACCGCCGCGGCGCCGGCCGACCCGATCTCGTACCAGCGGCTTCGCGACCTGTTCCTGCTCGACCGGAACTTCGACGCGGCCGGTCTCCAGGTGGCGGTGATCAATGATCAGATCGTCGGCGCCGCGTACGCCGTCCGCCGGCTGATCGCGGTCGACGCCGACGACCTGGAGCCGGCGTCCGGCTGGATCCCGTTCTTCTTCGTGCATCCCGACCATCGGGGGCAGGGGCTCGGCCGCGAGTTGTTGACCGCGGCAACCGACTGGCTGCGGTCCCACGGGCGGACCGAGGTCTTCTTCTCGTCGTACACGCCCAACTACTTCCTCCCCGGCCTCGACGCGGCTCGCTACCCGGCGGCCGCCGGGCTGCTCGCCGCGCTGGGATTCCAGCGCGGGTACGACGCGGTCGCGATGGACCGCAGCCTCGTCGGGTACGCCGTACCGGACGAGGTCCGCAAGCGGATCGACGCGCTGACCGCCGAGGGCTACAGCTTCGGTACACCGTCCGACGACGAGCTGACCGCGCTGATCGCGATCGCCGGCACGGAGTTCAACCCGGACTGGGGGCGCGCGATCCGCGAGGGCGTCGTCGCCGGACTGCCACTGGATCGGATCGTCGTCGCACGCAACCCTGACCGGGAGATCCTCGGCTGGGCGATGCACGGGACGTACGAAGGCGTGATCGACCGCTTCGGGCCGTTCGGCGTACTGCCGGCGTCTCGCGGTACCGGGCTCGGCAAGGTGCTGCTGCACCTGACGCTGGAGCGGATGGTCGCCGCCGGCGCGCACAGCGCCTGGTTCCTGTGGACCGGCGAGAAGTCCGCCGCCGGGCAGCTGTACTTGAAAACGGGGTTCGACATCACGCGCACGTTCACCATCCTCCGGGCGCCGTTGCACCCGGCCGGCGAGAAGGAATGA
- a CDS encoding fatty acid desaturase family protein → MAQPTMSSVAARGSDFSPLLREVKAAGLLERRTAAYAMAIGINVVLMALTWAGIAVIGASWWVVLLAVPLGILTTRAAFFGHDAGHQQIGSSRKLHDWIGMLHGNLVLGMSYAWWNDKHNRHHANPNHTDKDPDVGEGVFVWTLQQAEGRKGLEGWLTRNQARIFFPLLTLEGFNLKVSSIRFLLARRRTQQLELGLMAAHIVLYFTALFLIMSPAQALVFALVHHMVFGLHLGSVFAPNHKGMEMPEADSDWGHLEKQVLTSRNVNGGLVVDWMMGGLNYQVEHHLFPSMPRANLRFAQPIVREYCESIGMPYVSTGLIDSYRMGLRHMHAVGEELRSNPE, encoded by the coding sequence ATGGCTCAGCCAACCATGTCATCCGTTGCTGCCCGTGGATCGGACTTCTCCCCGCTGTTGCGGGAAGTCAAGGCCGCCGGCCTGCTCGAGCGCCGTACCGCGGCGTATGCGATGGCGATCGGGATCAACGTGGTGCTGATGGCCCTGACCTGGGCGGGAATCGCCGTGATCGGCGCCTCCTGGTGGGTGGTGCTGCTCGCCGTACCGCTCGGGATCCTGACCACCCGGGCCGCGTTCTTCGGGCACGACGCGGGGCACCAGCAGATCGGCAGCTCGCGCAAGCTGCACGACTGGATCGGAATGCTGCACGGCAACCTCGTGCTCGGCATGAGCTACGCCTGGTGGAACGACAAGCACAACCGCCACCACGCGAACCCGAACCACACCGACAAGGACCCGGACGTCGGCGAGGGCGTCTTCGTCTGGACCCTCCAGCAGGCCGAGGGCCGTAAGGGCCTGGAGGGCTGGCTGACCCGCAACCAGGCGCGGATCTTCTTCCCGCTGCTGACCCTGGAGGGCTTCAACCTCAAGGTGTCCAGCATCCGCTTCCTGCTGGCCCGTCGCCGTACGCAGCAGCTCGAGCTCGGCCTGATGGCCGCGCACATCGTGCTGTACTTCACCGCGTTGTTCCTGATCATGTCGCCGGCCCAGGCGCTGGTGTTCGCGCTCGTCCACCACATGGTCTTCGGCCTGCACCTCGGCAGCGTGTTCGCGCCGAACCACAAGGGCATGGAGATGCCCGAGGCCGACAGCGACTGGGGCCACCTGGAGAAGCAGGTGCTGACCTCGCGCAACGTGAACGGCGGTCTGGTCGTCGACTGGATGATGGGCGGGCTCAACTACCAGGTCGAGCACCACCTGTTCCCGAGCATGCCGCGGGCCAACCTCCGGTTCGCCCAGCCGATCGTCCGGGAGTACTGCGAGAGCATCGGAATGCCCTACGTTTCAACGGGTCTGATCGATTCGTACCGAATGGGGTTGCGCCACATGCACGCGGTCGGCGAGGAACTTCGGAGCAATCCTGAGTAA
- a CDS encoding carbohydrate ABC transporter permease, which produces MRRRGGKFPWVAYLVVILGAVAMVMPFLDMVMSSFKGAGEYGVIPYKLLPSSFNLDNYREAFSQLELPRLFRNSVIVTVSVTVSVLVTSSMAGYALAKLRFRGRAVIFRFILATMMLPPFLLLIPTFLIMLNWPLAGGNDILGRGGDGGLTTSLVALILPFTVSGFGIFLMRQFMVSLPDEMLEAAKIDGANQWQTWRLIVLPQTKPVAITLGLITFIGTWNEYIWTLLISSSDPSLQTLPVGIQLLQSFLDPDRTMPIVMAGLVISTLPVLVVFLLFQKYYVRGVVLSGLK; this is translated from the coding sequence GTGAGACGACGTGGTGGCAAGTTCCCGTGGGTCGCGTACCTGGTGGTGATCCTCGGCGCGGTGGCGATGGTGATGCCGTTCCTCGACATGGTGATGAGCTCGTTCAAGGGCGCGGGCGAGTACGGCGTGATCCCGTACAAGCTGCTGCCGTCGTCGTTCAACCTGGACAACTACCGGGAGGCGTTCTCGCAGCTGGAGCTGCCGCGGCTGTTCCGGAACAGCGTGATCGTGACGGTTTCCGTGACGGTGTCGGTGCTGGTGACCTCGTCGATGGCGGGGTACGCGCTGGCCAAGCTGCGGTTCCGTGGGCGCGCGGTGATCTTCCGGTTCATCCTCGCGACGATGATGCTGCCGCCGTTCCTGCTGCTGATCCCGACGTTCCTGATCATGCTCAACTGGCCGCTCGCCGGTGGCAACGACATCCTCGGGCGCGGCGGCGACGGCGGGCTGACCACCAGCCTGGTGGCGCTGATCCTGCCGTTCACGGTCAGTGGTTTCGGTATTTTCCTGATGCGGCAGTTCATGGTGTCGCTGCCGGACGAGATGCTCGAGGCGGCCAAGATCGACGGCGCGAACCAGTGGCAGACCTGGCGGCTGATCGTGCTGCCGCAGACCAAGCCGGTGGCGATCACGCTCGGGCTGATCACGTTCATCGGCACCTGGAACGAGTACATCTGGACGCTGCTGATCTCGTCGTCCGACCCCTCGTTGCAGACGTTGCCGGTCGGGATCCAGCTGCTGCAGAGCTTCCTCGACCCGGACCGCACGATGCCGATCGTGATGGCCGGGCTGGTGATCAGCACGCTGCCGGTGCTGGTCGTGTTCCTGCTGTTCCAGAAGTACTACGTGCGTGGCGTCGTACTCAGTGGCCTGAAATGA
- a CDS encoding exo-beta-N-acetylmuramidase NamZ family protein, which produces MVVRTGAQRLAEDPGLVPDGRLGLITNFTGVLPDLTPTSVGLRAAGLPLTALFGPEHGLRGTAQAGASEGEGVDPDTGLPVFDTYRRKGRELDDLFSGVDVLLFDIQDIGTRFYTYVWTMYDCQQAAARLGLPFVVLDRPNPLGGVRVEGPTLQPGFESFVGRAPIPLRHGLTVGELALQLGTASVVELEGWTRRSWIGARGVEPWVPPSPNMPTPDTALVYPGTGLFEGTNLSEGRGTTRPFETIGAPYVDDRFAPALRELGLPGVVFRRTWFEPVFSKYAGQAVSGVQLHLVDRDTFEPVRTALEMLRVLRELYPDDFALLPSLDKLWGSDSLRKALEAGDDPLDLLPAATTPAGWVRPGVLLYEEDAR; this is translated from the coding sequence ATGGTGGTCCGGACCGGCGCACAGCGTCTGGCCGAGGACCCGGGGTTGGTGCCCGACGGGCGCCTGGGACTGATCACGAACTTCACCGGTGTACTGCCGGACCTCACGCCGACCTCGGTCGGGTTGCGTGCGGCCGGGTTGCCGTTGACGGCGTTGTTCGGTCCCGAGCACGGACTCCGGGGTACGGCGCAAGCGGGCGCCAGCGAGGGTGAAGGCGTCGACCCGGACACCGGGCTGCCGGTCTTCGACACGTACCGGCGGAAGGGCCGCGAGCTCGACGACCTCTTCTCGGGCGTCGACGTACTGCTGTTCGACATCCAGGACATCGGGACGCGGTTCTACACCTACGTCTGGACGATGTACGACTGCCAGCAGGCGGCCGCGCGGCTCGGCCTGCCGTTCGTCGTGCTGGACCGGCCGAACCCGCTCGGCGGCGTACGGGTCGAGGGGCCGACGCTGCAGCCCGGGTTCGAGAGCTTCGTCGGACGGGCGCCGATCCCGTTGCGGCACGGGCTGACCGTCGGCGAGCTGGCGCTGCAGCTGGGTACGGCGAGCGTGGTCGAGCTGGAGGGCTGGACGCGCCGCAGCTGGATCGGGGCCCGCGGTGTCGAGCCCTGGGTCCCGCCCTCCCCGAACATGCCGACCCCGGACACCGCGCTGGTGTACCCGGGCACCGGCCTGTTCGAGGGTACGAACCTCAGCGAGGGCCGCGGTACGACGCGACCGTTCGAGACGATCGGGGCGCCGTACGTCGACGACCGGTTCGCGCCGGCACTCCGCGAACTCGGCCTGCCAGGGGTGGTCTTCCGGCGGACCTGGTTCGAGCCGGTGTTCAGCAAGTACGCGGGCCAGGCGGTGTCCGGCGTACAGCTGCACCTGGTGGATCGGGACACGTTCGAGCCGGTGCGGACCGCGCTGGAGATGCTGCGGGTGCTGAGAGAGTTGTACCCGGACGACTTCGCGCTGCTGCCGTCGCTGGACAAGCTGTGGGGGTCGGACTCGCTGCGGAAGGCGCTGGAGGCGGGCGACGACCCGCTCGACCTTTTGCCCGCGGCAACCACACCTGCCGGGTGGGTGCGTCCCGGCGTACTGCTTTATGAAGAGGATGCCCGATGA
- a CDS encoding acyl-CoA thioesterase domain-containing protein, with translation MAYFERVGDAAYRATEEVGGAWDTATQHIAPALGLLVHVVERDRDARRTDGIVVGRLSYDILGTIPIEVVDVRVRVVRPGRTVELVEAALSHGGRDAVLLRAWLLRPGDTAALRGTAYPKITPAEDMAPWDPSSVWPGGFIESADVRREQVEPGRAAFWVRTAVRLIDEEDVSPLARAAGLFDIANGMTVRADPKEVAFPNVDLTAHLFAEPRGDWVGFDTTVTFGPTGIGLTSSVLHDTHGPIGTLAQILTLRT, from the coding sequence ATGGCCTACTTCGAACGGGTCGGCGATGCCGCGTACCGCGCGACCGAGGAGGTCGGTGGGGCGTGGGACACCGCGACCCAGCACATCGCGCCTGCGCTCGGGCTGCTGGTGCATGTGGTCGAGCGGGATCGGGACGCGCGGCGTACGGACGGGATCGTGGTCGGGCGGTTGTCGTACGACATTCTCGGGACGATCCCGATCGAGGTGGTGGACGTGCGGGTGCGGGTCGTCCGGCCCGGGCGGACCGTGGAGCTGGTGGAGGCGGCGCTCAGCCACGGCGGGCGGGACGCGGTCCTGCTGCGGGCGTGGTTGCTGCGGCCCGGTGATACCGCGGCTTTGCGGGGTACGGCGTACCCGAAGATCACGCCCGCGGAGGACATGGCGCCGTGGGATCCGTCGTCGGTGTGGCCGGGTGGGTTCATCGAGTCGGCCGACGTACGGCGGGAGCAGGTGGAGCCGGGGCGGGCCGCGTTCTGGGTCCGTACGGCGGTGCGCCTGATCGACGAGGAGGACGTCAGCCCGCTCGCCCGCGCCGCCGGGCTGTTCGACATCGCGAACGGGATGACGGTACGGGCGGACCCGAAGGAGGTGGCGTTCCCGAACGTCGACCTCACGGCACACCTGTTCGCCGAACCGCGCGGCGACTGGGTCGGCTTCGACACCACCGTCACGTTCGGACCCACCGGCATCGGCCTGACAAGCAGCGTCCTCCACGACACCCACGGCCCGATCGGCACCCTCGCCCAGATCCTCACGCTCCGCACTTGA
- a CDS encoding M28 family metallopeptidase — translation MTDRSGPSQGLSRRGLLGAVAGVTAASALTAAPAWGVDDLRPGAVTRPKLDRYDREIVSGLSSDRALQHLQMLSERIGPRIGGTPSEKRAADYIASQLDKFGYRTRLEPFPVADKFLAQITDVRGMLPDDICWQAGAAPGGKLDVTVQGPVRDVGPATAPAWPAEVAGSIVIADDSAAARPAFVTEAAARGAVGVILLPADQVYPRRASAFSPSGLTDAPIPVIGVAQVQKRLIREALAVVTSLPLKISTAAHRGLISNNVIGERRGKSNGPIVMVSGHYDTVPGAPGANDDGSGTVLTMELARVFSRIPTNATLRFALWGSEEQGLIGSRYHVAQLAHDQRDRYRAVFQNDMVATSWDPAVTYWLLSFTGLGNTATDSVRAAGQRLGYDAQLVGPVQRGASDHQSFQEVGIASANFSWRGELAPSFLEPPYHSPEDTIAKNVSLERLQVSMELIGCAAYAVARA, via the coding sequence ATGACCGACAGATCCGGTCCCAGCCAGGGCCTCAGTCGCCGGGGCCTGCTCGGCGCCGTAGCCGGCGTTACCGCAGCCTCGGCACTGACCGCCGCGCCCGCCTGGGGCGTCGACGACCTACGGCCGGGCGCGGTGACCCGGCCGAAGCTGGACAGGTACGACCGGGAGATCGTCTCCGGTCTGTCCTCCGACCGCGCGTTGCAGCATCTGCAGATGCTCTCCGAGCGGATCGGGCCACGCATCGGCGGTACGCCGAGCGAGAAGCGCGCCGCCGACTACATCGCGAGCCAGCTCGACAAGTTCGGCTACCGGACCCGGCTCGAGCCGTTCCCGGTCGCGGACAAGTTCCTCGCGCAGATCACCGACGTACGCGGAATGCTGCCGGACGACATCTGCTGGCAGGCCGGGGCCGCGCCGGGCGGGAAGCTCGACGTGACCGTCCAAGGACCGGTGCGGGATGTCGGGCCGGCGACCGCGCCGGCGTGGCCTGCTGAGGTGGCCGGGTCGATCGTGATCGCGGACGACAGCGCGGCGGCGCGGCCCGCGTTCGTCACGGAGGCCGCGGCGCGCGGTGCGGTCGGCGTGATCCTGTTGCCGGCCGACCAGGTGTACCCGCGGCGCGCGTCGGCGTTCTCGCCGAGCGGTCTGACCGACGCGCCGATCCCGGTGATCGGTGTCGCCCAGGTGCAGAAACGCCTGATCCGCGAGGCCCTCGCCGTCGTCACCTCGCTGCCGTTGAAGATCAGTACGGCGGCACACCGCGGCCTGATCTCCAACAACGTGATCGGCGAACGTCGCGGGAAGTCCAACGGCCCGATCGTGATGGTCAGCGGCCACTACGACACGGTTCCGGGCGCTCCGGGGGCGAACGACGACGGCTCGGGCACCGTGCTGACGATGGAGCTGGCGCGGGTGTTCAGCCGGATCCCGACCAACGCGACGCTCCGGTTCGCGCTCTGGGGTTCGGAGGAGCAGGGCCTGATCGGCTCGCGGTACCACGTCGCGCAGCTCGCCCATGACCAGCGCGACCGGTACCGCGCGGTGTTCCAGAACGACATGGTCGCGACCAGCTGGGACCCGGCCGTCACGTACTGGCTGCTGTCGTTCACCGGGCTCGGTAACACCGCGACGGACTCGGTCCGCGCGGCCGGCCAGCGGCTCGGGTACGACGCACAACTGGTCGGACCGGTGCAGCGGGGTGCCTCGGACCACCAGTCGTTCCAGGAGGTCGGGATCGCGTCCGCGAACTTCTCCTGGCGCGGCGAGCTGGCCCCGTCGTTCCTCGAACCGCCGTACCACTCGCCCGAGGACACGATCGCGAAGAACGTCAGCCTGGAGCGCCTCCAGGTCTCGATGGAGCTGATCGGCTGCGCGGCGTACGCGGTCGCCAGGGCTTGA
- a CDS encoding helix-turn-helix transcriptional regulator translates to MQKTTGLMHKSPRLLGAGVHTAAAGKDYPSHAHTSWELVYYVRGRITCPVGDETYDATPGTVLLTPPNTWHAEQSRTGYANRFLQVDAASNHPWPRRCYDDTDHTLRRVFDALVRETDSDELRAILLTELDIRLRRAAAPPPTPAEQLVAQAEQLFEERFAIGLRIADVARDLGISTSGLRAAFARLRNTSPQAALQAVRLRHALAHIRNSTLPLQAVADLTGYHSVSHLSRHVKSATGSAPGALRTTEAHP, encoded by the coding sequence ATGCAGAAGACGACAGGGCTTATGCACAAATCGCCACGACTCCTCGGCGCCGGCGTCCACACCGCCGCCGCGGGCAAGGACTACCCGTCGCACGCCCACACGTCCTGGGAACTCGTGTACTACGTTCGCGGCCGCATCACCTGCCCTGTCGGCGACGAGACGTACGACGCCACGCCCGGCACCGTCCTGCTCACCCCACCGAACACCTGGCACGCCGAACAGAGCCGCACCGGTTACGCGAACCGCTTCCTCCAGGTAGATGCTGCAAGCAACCACCCGTGGCCGCGCCGGTGCTACGACGACACCGACCACACCCTGCGCCGGGTGTTCGACGCGCTCGTCCGCGAGACCGACAGCGACGAGCTGCGCGCGATCCTGCTGACCGAGCTCGACATCCGCCTCCGCCGCGCCGCCGCCCCACCACCGACGCCCGCCGAACAGCTCGTCGCCCAAGCTGAGCAACTGTTCGAGGAACGCTTCGCCATCGGGCTGCGGATCGCCGACGTCGCCAGAGACCTCGGCATCTCCACGTCGGGGCTGCGCGCCGCGTTCGCCCGCCTGCGCAACACCAGCCCGCAGGCGGCTCTCCAGGCCGTACGCCTCCGCCACGCACTCGCCCACATCCGCAACTCGACGCTCCCCCTGCAGGCCGTCGCCGACCTGACCGGCTACCACTCGGTCAGCCACCTCTCCCGCCACGTCAAGTCCGCGACCGGCTCCGCCCCCGGCGCCCTGCGCACCACGGAAGCCCACCCCTGA
- a CDS encoding alpha/beta fold hydrolase → MKLPVTSYGETGTPVVVMHGLFGSGRNWMTAARRLADRHRVFAFDLRNHGSSPHVATMSYPEMADDVRETIESLGVGPVALVGHSMGGKTAMLTALQHPAVVERLVVVDAAPVAYPPAFVEYARAMRNADLSSVTRRAEVDAQLVDAVPTPGTRAFLLQNLILDADGARWRPNLPVIEAGLPQISGWPSAATGLVYDGPTLFIYGGKSDYVQHDHRATIASYFPHVQYAEIPEAGHWVHAERLDDFLAALTPFID, encoded by the coding sequence ATGAAGCTTCCGGTCACGTCGTACGGCGAAACGGGTACGCCGGTCGTGGTGATGCACGGGCTGTTCGGCTCGGGGCGGAACTGGATGACCGCGGCCCGCCGGCTCGCGGACCGGCACCGGGTGTTCGCGTTCGACCTGCGCAACCACGGCAGCTCGCCGCACGTCGCGACGATGAGCTATCCGGAGATGGCCGACGACGTCCGGGAGACGATCGAGTCGCTCGGCGTCGGGCCGGTCGCGCTGGTCGGGCACTCGATGGGCGGTAAGACCGCGATGCTGACCGCGCTGCAGCACCCGGCGGTGGTCGAGCGGCTCGTGGTGGTGGACGCTGCGCCGGTCGCGTACCCGCCGGCCTTCGTCGAGTACGCCCGCGCGATGCGGAACGCCGACCTGTCGTCGGTGACCCGGCGCGCCGAGGTCGATGCCCAGCTGGTGGACGCCGTCCCGACGCCCGGCACCCGGGCGTTCCTGCTGCAGAACCTGATCCTGGACGCCGACGGCGCCCGCTGGCGCCCGAACCTGCCGGTCATCGAGGCCGGCCTCCCGCAGATCTCCGGCTGGCCTTCAGCTGCCACGGGGCTGGTGTACGACGGCCCGACCCTGTTCATCTACGGCGGCAAATCCGACTACGTCCAGCACGACCACCGCGCGACGATCGCGTCGTACTTCCCGCACGTCCAGTACGCCGAGATCCCGGAGGCCGGCCACTGGGTCCACGCCGAACGCCTCGACGACTTCCTCGCCGCCCTGACGCCGTTCATCGATTGA
- a CDS encoding carbohydrate ABC transporter permease produces MTTAVSRVGDSRTAAAPARRLGRLQREGRAAYLFLSPALLFFCVFLILPFVFAIILAFSDWGGFDLGTLKWAGAANFRDVLSFNGTFVKPILVNTLLFAFGSVFLATFGSVLVAYCIDRLSFQGFWRVLYFLPVVATVVAIGNVWKMMYQPAGMINGVLNKLGVNSIGFLSDASYALPSVTVVQAWASIGGAVLILTAGLKAIPEMYYEAAEVDGANSWHMFWSITLPLLRPALLFVLITQFIGGLQSFALIIVMTGDGGPVNATNVAAFEMYQRAFKYGAWGTASAMAMVLFVIILAITLLQLWIARRRGEETS; encoded by the coding sequence ATGACGACCGCGGTCTCCCGGGTCGGCGACAGTCGCACGGCGGCGGCGCCGGCCCGGCGGCTCGGCAGGCTGCAGCGCGAGGGGCGGGCGGCTTACCTGTTCCTGTCCCCGGCGCTGCTGTTCTTCTGCGTGTTCCTGATCCTGCCGTTCGTCTTCGCGATCATCCTCGCGTTCTCGGACTGGGGCGGCTTCGACCTCGGCACGCTGAAGTGGGCGGGTGCGGCGAACTTCCGCGACGTGCTGAGCTTCAACGGCACCTTCGTGAAGCCGATCCTGGTGAACACACTGCTGTTCGCGTTCGGGTCGGTGTTCCTGGCCACGTTCGGGTCGGTACTCGTTGCCTACTGCATCGACCGGCTGTCGTTCCAGGGCTTCTGGCGGGTGCTGTACTTCCTCCCGGTGGTCGCCACGGTGGTGGCCATCGGCAACGTGTGGAAGATGATGTACCAGCCGGCCGGGATGATCAACGGCGTACTCAACAAGCTTGGCGTGAACAGCATCGGGTTCCTGTCCGACGCGTCGTACGCACTGCCGTCGGTGACCGTCGTCCAGGCCTGGGCGTCGATCGGCGGCGCCGTACTGATCCTGACCGCCGGGCTGAAGGCGATCCCGGAGATGTACTACGAGGCGGCCGAGGTGGACGGCGCGAACTCGTGGCACATGTTCTGGTCGATCACACTGCCGTTGCTGCGGCCGGCGTTGCTGTTCGTGCTGATCACGCAGTTCATCGGCGGGCTGCAGTCGTTCGCGCTGATCATCGTGATGACCGGGGACGGCGGGCCGGTGAACGCGACCAACGTGGCCGCGTTCGAGATGTACCAGCGGGCGTTCAAGTACGGCGCCTGGGGGACGGCGAGCGCGATGGCGATGGTGCTGTTCGTGATCATCCTGGCGATCACGCTGCTGCAGCTGTGGATCGCCCGGCGGCGCGGGGAGGAGACCTCGTGA
- a CDS encoding PIG-L deacetylase family protein: MTSNATRSVLAIGGHIGDMDLTAGPTLAKLVLEGASATIVALTPGERGHPRMTPADYRKQKIAEGSAFAAAIGADFQVLDHSDGFLPATDDVALELARIIREKQPDTIITHWKHSIHSDHEHTAQVAERARFLAGLPIESDEDFKALTPYAELAARVAELPRHGVRTFMHAENWEDMEGFTPTRYVPISDEAFYRWVSAIRHQAFARGETYGFRYIDYYTALMTTRGCLAGYPRACAFHTSPTPEVSKLAGP, from the coding sequence ATGACCAGCAATGCAACCCGCTCGGTGCTGGCGATCGGCGGACACATCGGCGACATGGATCTGACCGCCGGTCCGACGCTCGCGAAGCTCGTACTGGAGGGCGCGTCGGCGACCATCGTCGCGCTCACCCCCGGCGAGCGCGGCCACCCGCGGATGACGCCGGCCGACTACCGGAAGCAGAAGATCGCGGAGGGGTCCGCGTTCGCGGCGGCGATCGGCGCGGACTTCCAGGTGCTCGACCACAGCGACGGGTTCCTGCCGGCCACCGACGACGTGGCGCTGGAGCTGGCCCGGATCATCCGGGAGAAGCAGCCGGACACGATCATCACGCACTGGAAGCACTCGATCCACAGCGACCACGAGCACACCGCCCAGGTGGCCGAACGCGCCCGCTTCCTGGCCGGCCTCCCGATCGAGTCGGACGAGGACTTCAAGGCGCTGACGCCGTACGCCGAACTGGCGGCCCGCGTGGCCGAGCTGCCGCGGCACGGCGTCCGTACCTTCATGCACGCCGAGAACTGGGAGGACATGGAGGGCTTCACGCCCACCCGGTACGTCCCGATCTCCGACGAGGCCTTCTACCGCTGGGTCTCCGCCATCCGCCACCAGGCCTTCGCCCGCGGCGAGACCTACGGCTTCCGCTACATCGACTACTACACAGCCCTGATGACCACCCGCGGCTGCCTGGCCGGCTACCCCCGGGCCTGCGCCTTCCACACCAGCCCAACCCCCGAAGTCAGCAAACTGGCAGGCCCGTAG
- a CDS encoding ABC transporter substrate-binding protein, whose protein sequence is MRIAKGLRLAVALGLLATGAAACGGGSGSGGSGGKVELTLLSHYSDGPSKEGLDKMIQEWNKENPKIQVKSQVVKFDDLLTTMTVRQTGGRGADIVSAYGLWGGQLMKANVVAKVPDDIATKIKAEYSPAALGAVTTGGTLLGYPTELNTYVLFYNKKILAAAGISKPPSTWAELADAAKKTVKRDANGNIQVEGLSLIQDGDNKSVHPFLSLLDSAGGKFLAPDGTAQFDDAAGKAALKFEADLAAAKATNPSIMPTKQFRSGGVAMAIQAGWWIGSLKNQMKDKYSDVGVAAIPGPTPGSKGSLAYGFFMGVNQRSKHADEAWKFLTWMNEHKTPDGKVTETGKWLADQGLIPPRTADQEEYKKSLSDPNLAPIYEAATYAMAEPNQPGAYEAKTALHNAIMGVLADGKNPDDALAQAAKAVKPQ, encoded by the coding sequence ATGAGGATTGCCAAGGGTTTGCGGCTCGCTGTCGCGCTGGGCCTGCTGGCCACCGGCGCTGCCGCGTGCGGCGGGGGCAGTGGCTCCGGGGGCTCCGGCGGCAAGGTCGAGCTGACGCTGCTGAGCCACTACAGCGACGGCCCGTCCAAGGAAGGCCTGGACAAGATGATCCAGGAGTGGAACAAGGAGAACCCGAAGATCCAGGTGAAGTCGCAGGTGGTCAAGTTCGACGACCTGCTGACCACGATGACGGTCCGGCAGACCGGCGGCCGCGGCGCGGACATCGTCAGCGCGTACGGCCTGTGGGGCGGCCAGCTGATGAAGGCGAACGTCGTGGCCAAGGTGCCGGACGACATCGCGACCAAGATCAAGGCGGAGTACAGCCCGGCGGCGCTCGGCGCGGTCACCACCGGCGGCACGCTGCTCGGGTACCCGACCGAGCTGAACACCTACGTGCTGTTCTACAACAAGAAGATCCTCGCGGCGGCCGGGATCAGCAAGCCGCCGTCGACCTGGGCGGAGCTCGCGGACGCCGCCAAGAAGACCGTGAAGCGTGATGCCAACGGCAACATCCAGGTCGAGGGCCTGAGCCTGATCCAGGACGGCGACAACAAGTCGGTGCACCCGTTCCTGTCGCTGCTCGACTCCGCCGGCGGCAAGTTCCTCGCTCCCGACGGTACGGCGCAGTTCGACGACGCCGCGGGCAAGGCGGCGCTGAAGTTCGAGGCGGACCTGGCGGCCGCGAAGGCGACCAACCCGTCGATCATGCCGACCAAGCAGTTCCGCAGCGGCGGCGTCGCGATGGCGATCCAGGCCGGCTGGTGGATCGGCAGCCTGAAGAACCAGATGAAGGACAAGTACTCCGACGTCGGCGTCGCCGCGATCCCCGGCCCGACGCCGGGCAGCAAGGGATCGCTGGCGTACGGGTTCTTCATGGGCGTGAACCAGCGCAGCAAGCACGCCGACGAGGCGTGGAAGTTCCTCACCTGGATGAACGAGCACAAGACGCCGGACGGCAAGGTCACCGAGACCGGCAAGTGGCTGGCCGACCAGGGCCTGATCCCGCCGCGGACCGCGGACCAGGAGGAGTACAAGAAGTCGCTGTCCGACCCGAACCTGGCGCCGATCTACGAGGCGGCGACGTACGCGATGGCCGAGCCGAACCAGCCCGGGGCCTACGAGGCGAAGACGGCGCTGCACAACGCGATCATGGGAGTGCTTGCCGACGGCAAGAACCCCGACGACGCGCTGGCGCAGGCGGCGAAGGCGGTCAAGCCGCAATGA